In Nomascus leucogenys isolate Asia chromosome 3, Asia_NLE_v1, whole genome shotgun sequence, the genomic window AACCTAGCAACTAAACTAGCAACAGGATGAGCCTTTCTTCCCATTGGGCCCAACACACCCTATATCTGTCTCTCATTGGCCCAAATTGGATCAAATGCTCATCCCAGAACCAATCGCTCTAGCTGTAGCTGGGTGGCAGAATGTCTGATTGTCTTGGGCCTGGGTTTTGAGCCCACCCCAGGAGCTTGGAGGTGGGTATATCCTCGCCCTGGCCATAGGGACTGGTAGGAGAAAAGGGTTAGGGACAGTGGGGTGCTGCTGCCATCCAGGAATGTCTGGGTAGGACAGAAACAGATGTCCATCCCAGGGTAGGCCTCTGGGGCTCTTCCATGGCTAGACTGAAGCTCCTGAGGCAGCCGCAGGGAGCTCTCGATGGGTTGGGTGGGAGAACTAAGACCTTAACCAGCCCTGAGGGGCTAAGGTTGGTGCGGGGTCCAGGGACGAAGTGGCATTGAGGGAAGCTTGGTGTGACCATCTGTCTCTCTGTTCCCAGGAGAGCTCCAGCCATGGCCATGGGGCTCTTTCGCGTGTGTCTGGTGGTAGTGACGGCCATCATCAACCACCCGCTGCTGTTCCCGCGGGAGAACGCCACGGTCCCCGAGAACGAGGAGGAGATCATCCGCAAGATGCAGGCGCACCAGGAGAAGCTGCAGCTGGAGCAGCTGcgcctggaggaggaggtggctcGGCTGGCGGCCGAGAAGGAGGCACTGGAGCAGGTGGCGGAGGAGGGCAGGCAGCAGAACGAGACACGCGTGGCCTGGGACCTCTGGAGCACCCTCTGCATGATCCTCTTCCTGATGATCGAGGTGTGGCGGCAGGACCACCAGGAGGGGCCCTCACCTGAGTGCCTGGGCGGTGAGGAGGATGAGCTGCCTGGGCTGGGAGGCGCCGCCTTGCAGGGCCtcaccctggccaacaaggcCACGCTTGGCCACTTTTATGAGCGCTGCATCCGGGGGGCCACGGCCGATGCAGCCCGTACCCGGGAGTTCCTGGAAGGCTTCGTGGATGACTTGCTGGAAGCCCTGAGGAGCCTCTGCAACCGGGACACCGACATGGAGGTGGAGGACTTCATTGGCGTGGACAGCATGTACGAGAACTGGCAGGTGGACAGGCCGCTGCTGTGCCACCTTTTCGTGCCCTTCACACCCCCCGAACCCTACCGCTTCCACCCAGAGCTCTGGTGCTCCGGCCGCTCAGTGCCCCTGGATCGCCAGGGCTACGGCCAGATCAAGGTGGTCCGCGCCGATGGGGACACACTGAGCTGCATCTGCGGCAAGACCAAGCTCGGGGAAGACATGCTGTGTCTCCTGCACGGCAGGAACAGCATGGCGCctccttgcagcaacatggagaaCCTGCTGTGTGCCACAGATTCCCTGTACCTGGACAAGATGCAGGTCATGAAGTGGTTCCAGACGGCCCTCACCAGAGCCTGGCACGGCATTGCCCACAAGTATGAGTTCGACCTGGCCTTTGGCCAGCTGGACAGCCCGGGCTCCCTGAAGATCAAGTTCCGTTCAGGGAAGTTCATGCCCTTCAACCTGATTCCTGTGATCCAGTGTGATGACTCGGACCTGTACTTTGTCTCCCACCTTCCCAGGGAGCCCTCTGAGGGCACCCCAACCTCCAGCACAGACTGGCTCCTGTCCTTTGCTGTCTACGAGCGACACTTCCTCAGGACGACACTAAAGGCGCTGCCCGAGGGCGCCTGCCACCTCAGCTGCCTGCAGATAGCCTCCTTCCTGCTCTCCAAGCAGAGCCGCCTGACCGGCCCCAGCGGGCTCAGCAGCTACCACCTGAAGACGGCCCTACTGCACCTCCTACTCCTCCGGCAGGCTGCTGACTGGAAGGCGGGGCAGCTGGATGCTCGTCTGCACGAGTTGCTGTGCTTCCTGGAGAAGAGCTTGCTCGAGAAGAAGCTCCACCACTTCTTCATTGGCAACCGCAAGGTGCCTGAGGCCATGGGACTCCCAGAGGCCGTGCTCAGAGCCGAGCCCCTCAACCTCTTCCGGCCCTTCGTCCTGCAGCGAAGCCTTTACCGTAAGACACTGGACTCCTTCTATGAGATGCTCAAGAATGCCCCAGCGCTCATTAGCGAGTATTCCCTACATGTCCCCTCAGACCACGCCAGCCTACCCCAAAAAGCTGACATCTTGTAGAGCATGTGGGATCCTCGAGCTAGGATGAGGGCATCCCTCACATTCACACCCCTGGTGGCATCTGCCAGCCCTGTTCTGGGGACAAGGAGGGCTTTCGTGGGAGCTGTGCTCAGCCTGCCAGGAAGCCAAGCCCTACAGTGCAGAGGAAACAGAATTTCAACGGGAGGCTGGTTTGCTTCATACCATTGGGATCTGTTGGCAAAGCTGTTATTTGGGTTTAGGGACTGATCCCTTGCAGTTTACTTCTGGATCACCATGAATGGCCAAGATGGTGGCAGAACACGCTGTGGACCCTGAGTTAGAGACAATGCAACTGTTGGATTGGGTGTAATTCTTTTTGAATCCCAGATCCAGTCTGTACTTGAATATGAGCAGAGGATCTACAAGAATGCTGACAGGCAACCGTGTTAAGACCCAGCACCCCTATTCCCAGGAGCTCCTGGCCTGACCATCTGCAGC contains:
- the ITPRIP gene encoding LOW QUALITY PROTEIN: inositol 1,4,5-trisphosphate receptor-interacting protein (The sequence of the model RefSeq protein was modified relative to this genomic sequence to represent the inferred CDS: deleted 2 bases in 1 codon), which encodes MAMGLFRVCLVVVTAIINHPLLFPRENATVPENEEEIIRKMQAHQEKLQLEQLRLEEEVARLAAEKEALEQVAEEGRQQNETRVAWDLWSTLCMILFLMIEVWRQDHQEGPSPECLGGEEDELPGLGGAALQGLTLANKATLGHFYERCIRGATADAARTREFLEGFVDDLLEALRSLCNRDTDMEVEDFIGVDSMYENWQVDRPLLCHLFVPFTPPEPYRFHPELWCSGRSVPLDRQGYGQIKVVRADGDTLSCICGKTKLGEDMLCLLHGRNSMAPPCSNMENLLCATDSLYLDKMQVMKWFQTALTRAWHGIAHKYEFDLAFGQLDSPGSLKIKFRSGKFMPFNLIPVIQCDDSDLYFVSHLPREPSEGTPTSSTDWLLSFAVYERHFLRTTLKALPEGACHLSCLQIASFLLSKQSRLTGPSGLSSYHLKTALLHLLLLRQAADWKAGQLDARLHELLCFLEKSLLEKKLHHFFIGNRKVPEAMGLPEAVLRAEPLNLFRPFVLQRSLYRKTLDSFYEMLKNAPALISEYSLHVPSDRQPTPKS